One Betaproteobacteria bacterium genomic window carries:
- a CDS encoding HAMP domain-containing protein, with protein MMRIPVPHSLKGRLLLLLIGGLIAAQVAASLIAYYDRKASIERVVARRNAVRLADLVRMLDGLQAPDRERAVAALRYPVVRLGPLALPREDGMPEQSIGKETRQGSIPEEMAEAFRERLKPPRAVEIRMGETRLRYSPETSTPLAQGRQLEAQSGWGVSVRSNLGDGTPVLLYVEVPHALLYSVSSLLWQFFVLSAVTIVLVAMAVEWVTRPLSELADAAERLGNDLDAAPLPEHGASELRRAAMAFNSMQERLSRYLKSRVTALTAISHDLKTPITRMRLRAELIEDSPLRESLLRDMSDLEKMVRSALEFIRGLDSTEPPQPTDINALIESVCEDYREAGHEVVTKGAARAPFPAQTQALKHCLANIIDNACKYGGKAQILVQDDEQKVVIKVRDFGHGMPEAELEKVFEPFYRLESSRSRDTGGTGLGLAIARNVAQLHRGQVSIRNHPEGGLEAILALPRP; from the coding sequence ATGATGCGCATCCCCGTGCCGCATTCGCTCAAGGGGCGCCTGCTGCTGCTGCTGATCGGCGGCCTCATCGCGGCGCAGGTGGCGGCATCGCTGATCGCCTACTACGATCGCAAGGCATCGATCGAACGGGTGGTGGCCCGCCGCAACGCCGTGCGCCTGGCCGACCTGGTGCGCATGCTCGATGGGTTGCAGGCGCCCGATCGCGAGCGCGCGGTCGCCGCCTTGCGCTACCCGGTCGTCCGCCTGGGTCCCTTGGCACTGCCGCGCGAGGACGGCATGCCGGAACAGAGCATCGGCAAGGAGACTCGCCAGGGCTCGATCCCGGAGGAGATGGCCGAGGCGTTCCGCGAGCGGTTGAAACCCCCGCGCGCGGTCGAGATCCGCATGGGCGAGACGCGATTGCGCTACTCGCCCGAGACCAGCACGCCGCTGGCGCAAGGCCGCCAGCTCGAAGCCCAGTCGGGTTGGGGCGTGAGCGTGCGTTCCAACCTGGGAGACGGCACGCCCGTGCTGCTCTATGTCGAGGTGCCGCACGCGCTCTTGTACTCGGTTTCGTCGCTGCTATGGCAGTTCTTCGTGCTGAGTGCCGTGACCATCGTGCTGGTCGCGATGGCCGTGGAGTGGGTGACGCGCCCCTTGAGCGAGCTTGCCGATGCGGCCGAGCGGCTCGGCAACGATCTCGACGCGGCGCCGCTGCCCGAGCATGGCGCCTCGGAGCTGCGCCGGGCGGCCATGGCGTTCAACAGCATGCAGGAGCGCCTGTCGCGCTATCTCAAGAGCCGCGTTACGGCGCTGACCGCGATCTCGCACGATCTGAAGACGCCGATCACGCGCATGCGCCTGCGCGCCGAGCTGATCGAGGATTCGCCGCTGCGCGAGTCGCTGCTGCGAGACATGTCCGATCTGGAGAAGATGGTGCGCTCGGCGCTCGAGTTCATTCGCGGTCTCGATAGCACCGAGCCGCCGCAACCGACCGACATCAATGCGCTGATCGAAAGCGTGTGCGAGGATTATCGCGAGGCGGGCCACGAGGTGGTGACCAAGGGGGCGGCGCGGGCGCCCTTCCCCGCGCAGACCCAGGCGCTCAAGCATTGCCTGGCCAACATCATCGACAATGCCTGCAAGTACGGCGGCAAGGCGCAGATCCTGGTGCAGGACGACGAACAGAAGGTGGTCATCAAGGTGCGTGACTTCGGCCACGGCATGCCGGAGGCGGAGCTGGAGAAGGTGTTCGAGCCGTTCTACCGGCTGGAGAGCTCGCGCAGCCGCGATACCGGCGGCACCGGGCTGGGCCTTGCGATTGCGCGCAACGTCGCTCAGCTGCATCGGGGGCAGGTGAGCATACGCAACCACCCGGAAGGCGGGCTGGAAGCGATCCTGGCCTTGCCGCGCCCATAG
- a CDS encoding sulfurtransferase, with protein sequence MRAAIVWLAMAACVLAVAAGAAGAAETYADEDRSWGIEPPPGYRAKDYHGPTPDTLPGARVVGTAELKEMLARDPRPFLIDVLSGPAHRSLPGALWLHNGGLGDFDATEEQRFLDVLARLSGHDKAREIVFFCSGSRCWLSYNAALRATRAGYSNVYWYRGGIEAWREAGFPTRTTDNFQW encoded by the coding sequence ATGCGAGCGGCGATCGTATGGCTTGCCATGGCTGCGTGCGTGCTGGCGGTTGCGGCCGGGGCGGCCGGGGCGGCCGAGACGTATGCCGACGAAGACCGCAGCTGGGGTATCGAGCCGCCGCCGGGCTATCGCGCCAAGGACTACCACGGGCCGACGCCGGATACGTTGCCCGGCGCACGTGTCGTGGGCACAGCCGAGCTGAAGGAGATGCTGGCGCGCGACCCGCGTCCCTTTCTGATCGATGTTCTGAGCGGCCCGGCGCATCGCAGCCTGCCCGGAGCACTGTGGCTGCACAATGGCGGCCTGGGCGATTTCGATGCAACCGAGGAGCAGCGCTTCCTCGACGTGCTGGCGCGGCTCTCCGGTCACGACAAGGCGCGCGAGATCGTCTTCTTCTGCTCGGGCTCGCGTTGCTGGCTTTCGTATAACGCCGCGCTGCGGGCTACGCGCGCGGGCTACAGCAACGTCTATTGGTACCGCGGCGGCATCGAGGCGTGGCGCGAGGCGGGGTTCCCGACCCGGACTACCGACAACTTCCAGTGGTGA
- a CDS encoding tRNA glutamyl-Q(34) synthetase GluQRS: MSELSPAAALALVRGRFAPSPTGPLHFGSLVAAVASYLDARSRGGEWLVRIEDLDPPREIRGAADDILRTLEAFGLQWDGPVRYQSRRTHLYAAALSRLSEHAMAYPCACTRREIAAAARIGVDGPVYPGSCREGLPAGRSPRAWRLRVPAGPIALDDECFGVIAQDVARAVGDFVLRRADGWFAYQLAVVVDDADQAITRVVRGADLIDSSQRQILLQRLLDLPTPGYLHVPAAVDARGDKLSKQTRARPLEPSKASGALFAALGFLRQAPPAELAHASADVMLQWAQCHWRPDAIPPVRSLPAPAEWYR; this comes from the coding sequence ATGTCCGAGCTATCCCCCGCGGCTGCACTCGCGCTCGTCCGCGGCCGCTTCGCGCCTTCTCCGACCGGCCCGCTGCACTTCGGCTCGCTGGTCGCGGCCGTGGCGAGCTATCTCGATGCCCGCAGCCGCGGCGGCGAGTGGCTGGTGCGCATCGAAGATCTCGATCCGCCGCGCGAGATACGCGGGGCGGCCGACGACATCCTGCGCACGCTGGAAGCGTTCGGCCTGCAATGGGATGGCCCGGTGCGCTACCAGAGCCGCCGCACGCACTTGTACGCGGCCGCCCTGAGCCGGCTGAGCGAGCACGCCATGGCGTATCCGTGCGCATGCACGCGGCGCGAGATCGCCGCTGCCGCCCGCATCGGTGTCGACGGTCCGGTCTATCCGGGCTCATGCCGCGAAGGCTTGCCGGCGGGACGCTCCCCGCGCGCCTGGCGCCTGCGCGTGCCCGCCGGCCCGATCGCGCTCGACGACGAATGCTTCGGCGTCATTGCGCAGGATGTCGCCCGCGCGGTGGGCGATTTCGTTCTACGCCGCGCCGACGGCTGGTTTGCCTATCAGCTGGCGGTCGTCGTGGACGATGCCGACCAGGCAATCACGCGCGTGGTGCGCGGTGCGGATCTCATCGATTCGAGCCAGCGCCAGATCCTGCTGCAGCGCTTGCTCGATCTGCCGACGCCCGGCTACTTGCACGTTCCCGCGGCGGTGGACGCGCGCGGCGACAAGCTCTCGAAGCAGACGCGGGCGCGGCCACTGGAGCCTTCGAAGGCTTCCGGCGCGTTGTTCGCGGCGCTCGGATTTCTGCGCCAGGCGCCACCGGCGGAATTGGCGCATGCATCGGCCGACGTCATGCTGCAATGGGCGCAGTGTCATTGGCGCCCGGACGCGATCCCGCCCGTGCGCAGCCTGCCGGCGCCGGCGGAGTGGTATCGGTAA
- a CDS encoding S-(hydroxymethyl)glutathione dehydrogenase/class III alcohol dehydrogenase, with translation MKTRAAVAHKAGAPLTIETVELEGPKTGEVLVEIKATGICHTDEFTLSGADPEGLFPAILGHEGAGVVVEVGAGVTSLAKGDHVIPLYTPECRQCEYCLSQKTNLCQAIRVTQGQGLMPDGTSRFRLNGERVLHYMGTSTFSNFTVLPEIALAKIRADAPFDKVCYIGCGVTTGIGAVINTAKVEPGANVVVFGLGGIGLNVIQGARLAGANMIVGVDLNACKRELAERFGMTHFVNPKEAGGDLVPYLVNLTKGGADYSFECIGNVDVMRQALECCHKGWGVSVIIGVAGAGQEIRTRPFQLVTGRVWKGSAFGGARGRTDVPRIVDWYMDGRIEIDPMITHTLPLAEINKGFDLMHAGESIRAVVVY, from the coding sequence ATGAAAACCCGCGCGGCGGTTGCACACAAGGCGGGCGCGCCGCTCACCATCGAAACGGTCGAGCTCGAAGGCCCGAAGACGGGCGAGGTGCTGGTCGAGATCAAGGCGACCGGCATCTGCCACACCGACGAGTTCACGCTCTCGGGGGCCGATCCCGAGGGACTGTTTCCCGCGATCCTTGGTCATGAAGGCGCGGGCGTGGTGGTCGAGGTCGGTGCGGGCGTTACTTCGCTCGCCAAGGGCGATCATGTGATCCCGCTCTATACGCCCGAATGCCGCCAGTGCGAGTACTGCCTGTCGCAGAAGACCAATCTGTGCCAGGCGATCCGGGTTACGCAAGGCCAGGGTTTGATGCCCGACGGCACCAGCCGCTTCCGCTTGAACGGCGAGCGCGTGCTGCACTACATGGGCACCTCGACCTTCTCCAACTTCACCGTGCTGCCGGAGATCGCGCTGGCGAAGATCCGCGCGGACGCGCCGTTCGACAAGGTCTGCTACATCGGCTGCGGCGTCACCACCGGGATCGGTGCGGTGATCAATACCGCCAAGGTGGAGCCGGGCGCGAACGTGGTCGTGTTCGGCCTGGGCGGCATCGGGCTCAACGTGATCCAGGGTGCGCGCCTGGCGGGCGCCAACATGATCGTCGGCGTCGACCTGAATGCGTGCAAGCGCGAGCTGGCCGAGCGCTTCGGCATGACGCACTTCGTCAACCCGAAGGAAGCCGGCGGCGACCTGGTGCCGTATCTGGTCAACTTGACCAAGGGCGGCGCGGACTACAGCTTCGAGTGCATCGGCAATGTCGATGTCATGCGCCAGGCGCTGGAATGCTGCCACAAGGGCTGGGGCGTATCGGTCATCATCGGCGTCGCGGGTGCCGGCCAGGAGATCCGCACGCGCCCGTTCCAGCTCGTCACCGGACGCGTATGGAAGGGTTCCGCGTTCGGCGGCGCGCGCGGGCGCACCGACGTTCCCCGCATCGTCGACTGGTACATGGACGGCAGGATCGAGATCGACCCCATGATCACGCACACGCTCCCGCTGGCCGAGATCAACAAGGGGTTCGACCTGATGCACGCGGGCGAATCGATCCGCGCCGTGGTCGTGTATTAG
- a CDS encoding slipin family protein, which produces MSMEWGFAGLLLVVLGLIAASFRILREYQRGVVFMLGRFYKVKGPGLILVVPGIQQMVRVDLRTIVLDIPTQDVISRDNVSVKVNAVLYFRIVDAQRAIIQVENVMDATSQLAQTTLRAILGKHELDEMLAERDKLNIDIQQVLDAQTDAWGVKVANVEIKHVDLNESMVRAIARQAEAERERRAKIIHAQGEQQAAEKLLEAAQMLARQPQAMQLRYLQTLTQIANERTSTIVIPLPMEGLASMFSRGDARP; this is translated from the coding sequence ATGAGCATGGAATGGGGATTCGCGGGCTTGTTGCTGGTCGTCCTGGGCCTCATCGCCGCCTCGTTTCGCATCCTGCGCGAGTATCAACGGGGCGTCGTGTTCATGCTGGGGCGCTTCTACAAAGTGAAGGGGCCGGGGCTCATCCTGGTGGTACCGGGGATCCAGCAGATGGTGCGGGTGGACCTCCGCACCATCGTCCTGGATATCCCGACCCAGGACGTGATCTCGCGCGACAACGTCTCGGTCAAGGTCAACGCGGTTCTCTACTTTCGCATCGTCGACGCGCAGCGCGCCATCATCCAGGTGGAAAACGTCATGGATGCGACCAGCCAGCTCGCACAGACCACGCTGCGGGCGATTCTGGGCAAACACGAGCTGGACGAGATGCTGGCCGAGCGCGATAAGTTGAACATCGACATCCAGCAGGTGCTCGATGCGCAAACCGATGCCTGGGGCGTGAAGGTCGCCAATGTCGAGATCAAGCACGTCGATCTGAATGAATCGATGGTGCGCGCGATTGCCCGCCAGGCGGAAGCCGAGCGCGAGCGGCGCGCCAAGATCATCCATGCGCAGGGCGAGCAGCAGGCGGCGGAGAAGCTGCTGGAAGCGGCGCAGATGCTCGCGCGCCAGCCCCAGGCGATGCAGCTGCGCTATCTGCAGACGCTTACGCAGATTGCCAACGAGCGCACGTCCACCATAGTGATTCCGCTGCCGATGGAGGGGCTCGCGTCGATGTTCAGCCGCGGCGATGCACGGCCCTGA
- a CDS encoding nodulation protein NfeD, giving the protein MVMVRLLAGLLLAFVVGAAHAAGPVVVLEIQGAIGPASADYLERSLASAVEREASLIVIEIDTPGGLDTSMRHMIKNILASPIPVAMYVAPSGARAASAGVYMLYASHIAAMAPGTNLGAATPVEIGMTPRPSQPADEPRKGDGKADESDGKDSGKADESNAKGSRKAIPRNEDSMRAKQVNDAAAYLRGLAQMRGRNAEWAERAVRESVSLSAEEAVREDVVDLMARDRTELIAQLDGRSVSVAGTERTLQTKDAAVVELKSDWRTRLLAIITNPTVAMILMLIGVYGILFEFYSPGFVAPGVIGAISLLTGLLALHLLPIDYAGLALMLLGIGFMVAEAFLPSFGILGIGGVVAFVFGGILLIDTDAPGFGLPIAAVIGAAAGSFAIIAAIGMLAARARTRPVVSGREHMLGAIGVVLDTGTAQTFARVQGEMWQVQSSAPLAAGERVRVTDIDGLTLTVVPDQPGARRA; this is encoded by the coding sequence ATGGTCATGGTGAGACTGCTCGCGGGATTGCTCCTTGCCTTCGTGGTCGGTGCCGCGCATGCGGCCGGCCCGGTCGTGGTGCTCGAGATCCAGGGCGCCATCGGTCCGGCCAGCGCGGATTACCTGGAGCGCTCGCTCGCCTCGGCCGTCGAACGCGAGGCTTCGCTGATCGTGATCGAGATCGACACGCCCGGCGGCCTCGATACCTCGATGCGCCACATGATCAAGAACATCCTCGCCTCGCCCATTCCGGTGGCGATGTACGTGGCGCCGAGCGGCGCGCGCGCCGCCAGCGCCGGAGTGTACATGCTGTACGCGAGCCATATCGCCGCCATGGCGCCGGGGACCAACCTGGGCGCCGCGACCCCGGTCGAGATCGGCATGACGCCGCGTCCTTCTCAACCTGCCGACGAGCCCCGCAAGGGCGATGGCAAAGCCGACGAATCGGACGGCAAGGACTCGGGCAAAGCCGACGAATCGAACGCCAAGGGATCGCGCAAAGCCATACCCCGCAACGAGGACTCGATGCGCGCGAAGCAGGTGAACGACGCGGCCGCCTATTTGCGCGGGCTGGCGCAGATGCGCGGGCGCAACGCCGAGTGGGCCGAGCGCGCCGTGCGCGAGTCGGTGAGCCTGTCGGCGGAGGAGGCCGTGCGCGAGGACGTCGTGGACCTGATGGCGCGGGACCGCACCGAGCTCATCGCGCAGCTCGACGGGCGCAGCGTGAGCGTCGCCGGCACCGAGCGCACGCTGCAAACCAAGGATGCCGCAGTCGTGGAGCTCAAATCGGACTGGCGCACGCGGCTACTCGCGATCATCACCAATCCGACGGTCGCGATGATTCTCATGTTGATCGGCGTGTACGGGATCCTGTTCGAGTTCTACAGTCCGGGCTTCGTCGCCCCCGGCGTCATAGGCGCGATCTCGCTGCTCACGGGGCTGCTGGCGCTGCACCTGCTGCCGATCGACTATGCCGGCCTTGCCCTGATGCTGCTGGGCATCGGCTTCATGGTGGCCGAGGCGTTCCTGCCCTCCTTCGGCATTCTCGGCATCGGCGGCGTGGTCGCCTTCGTCTTCGGCGGCATTCTGCTGATCGACACCGATGCACCCGGCTTCGGCTTGCCGATCGCGGCCGTAATCGGGGCGGCGGCGGGCAGCTTCGCCATCATCGCAGCCATCGGCATGCTGGCCGCGCGGGCGCGCACGCGCCCCGTGGTGAGCGGCCGCGAGCACATGCTCGGTGCCATCGGGGTGGTGCTCGATACCGGCACCGCGCAGACCTTTGCGCGCGTGCAGGGCGAGATGTGGCAGGTGCAATCGTCCGCGCCGCTCGCAGCGGGGGAGCGGGTACGTGTCACCGACATCGACGGCCTGACCTTGACCGTCGTGCCGGATCAACCGGGAGCGAGGAGAGCATGA
- the pabB gene encoding aminodeoxychorismate synthase component I, with translation MTRISPLPYCADPGRIFESVADLPWAVLLDGGRHDPGQSRYDIIAAEPWATIVTRAGMSEVRTHTGGRISPDDPFGLLRELLQPAAAAASPAPFAGGAIGYFGYDLGRRLERLPYLAADDEQLPELAVGLYDWAVVIDHQQGQAWLASAGRVPETEQRWPALEERFSRPAAERLRVPFRTLSSIRSNMTRSQYLAAFERIARYIDEGDCYQVNLAQRFEVRASGDPWTAYQALRVLNPAPYSAYLNLPFAQVLSASPERFLHLRDGQVETRPIKGTRPRAGHPRLDAERAQELHESAKDRAENVMIVDLLRNDLAKSCRPGSVRVPRLFEVESFASVHHLVSTVTGELAPGRDALDLLRGCFPGGSITGAPKVRAMQIIEELEPHRRGVYCGSIGYIGYDGAMDSNIAIRTLVYRSGYARFWAGGGIVADSVGADEYQETLDKAAPFLQLVQRCAQSDASG, from the coding sequence ATGACGCGGATCTCGCCGCTGCCTTATTGCGCCGACCCGGGGCGGATATTCGAGTCGGTGGCGGACCTGCCGTGGGCTGTGCTGCTCGACGGCGGCCGGCACGATCCGGGGCAATCGCGCTACGACATCATCGCGGCCGAGCCGTGGGCGACAATCGTGACCCGCGCCGGTATGAGCGAAGTCCGGACGCATACGGGGGGGCGCATATCCCCGGACGACCCGTTCGGGCTGCTGCGTGAGCTGCTGCAGCCCGCAGCCGCGGCCGCCTCGCCCGCGCCGTTCGCGGGGGGCGCGATCGGCTACTTCGGCTACGACCTCGGCCGGCGGCTGGAGCGTCTGCCTTACCTCGCCGCAGACGACGAGCAACTGCCGGAGCTTGCCGTCGGCCTCTATGACTGGGCCGTGGTGATCGATCATCAACAGGGCCAGGCGTGGCTCGCCAGTGCGGGTCGTGTCCCGGAAACCGAGCAACGGTGGCCGGCGCTGGAGGAGCGCTTCAGCCGCCCGGCTGCGGAACGTTTGCGCGTGCCCTTTCGCACCCTGTCGTCGATCCGCTCGAACATGACGCGCAGCCAATACCTGGCCGCATTCGAGCGCATCGCGCGCTACATCGACGAAGGCGACTGCTACCAGGTCAATCTCGCGCAGCGCTTCGAGGTGCGAGCGAGCGGCGATCCGTGGACCGCGTACCAGGCATTGCGGGTGCTCAATCCGGCGCCGTATTCAGCCTATCTCAACCTCCCGTTCGCGCAGGTGCTGAGCGCGTCGCCCGAACGGTTTCTGCACCTGCGCGATGGACAGGTCGAAACGCGCCCCATCAAGGGCACGCGCCCGCGTGCCGGCCATCCGCGCCTGGATGCCGAGCGCGCGCAGGAACTGCACGAAAGCGCCAAGGACCGTGCCGAGAACGTGATGATCGTCGATCTGCTGCGCAACGACCTCGCCAAGTCCTGCCGGCCGGGCTCGGTGCGCGTGCCGCGGCTGTTCGAAGTGGAAAGCTTCGCCAGCGTTCACCACTTGGTGAGCACGGTGACGGGCGAGCTCGCGCCCGGACGCGATGCGCTCGACCTGCTGCGCGGCTGCTTCCCCGGCGGCTCCATCACCGGGGCGCCCAAAGTGCGGGCGATGCAGATCATCGAAGAGCTCGAACCGCATCGGCGCGGCGTGTACTGCGGTTCGATCGGTTACATCGGCTACGACGGTGCGATGGACAGCAACATCGCGATCCGCACGCTCGTCTACCGTTCCGGTTACGCGCGCTTCTGGGCGGGCGGCGGCATCGTCGCCGACTCGGTGGGCGCAGACGAGTACCAGGAGACGCTCGACAAGGCCGCGCCGTTTCTGCAGCTCGTGCAGCGCTGCGCGCAGTCGGACGCGTCTGGCTGA
- a CDS encoding DUF58 domain-containing protein, whose translation MLLPSRLALQLGIVWLLAGIAVALIGALDPWIYAGALLVAAMAADGVRLLRSPRPVAERQVAAALAVGRWHDVTLKLTSACERALRAEIRDHVPARFQTRALPLHLLLPARGWVQSAYAIRPTTRGSFRFEPIALRLRTRLGLMERQLRLGDPQPVRVYPDFGALSGYALLATDHRLSQMGILQRRRRGEGMDFQQLREYRRGDSLRRIDWKAAARMHRLISREYQDERDQAIVIVLDCGRRMGAVDGEMSHFDAALNAALLLAHVGLHHGDAVGVLTMAGESRFIAPRKARSTTTLMLNLLYDLQPTLHTSDYYAAALDLMRRVQRRALVVVVSNLRDEDDDTLMPALGLLRRRHLVLFASLRETVLGSTLSAPVRDLDGALTHAATADYLQARQASFNRLERAGAMLIDVEPQELPLALVNRYLDVKRRGVL comes from the coding sequence GTGTTGCTGCCATCCCGGCTTGCGTTGCAGCTTGGCATCGTGTGGCTTCTTGCCGGCATCGCTGTCGCGCTGATCGGCGCACTGGACCCCTGGATCTATGCCGGCGCATTGCTCGTCGCGGCGATGGCGGCCGACGGCGTGCGGCTGCTGCGTAGCCCGCGGCCCGTCGCCGAACGTCAGGTCGCGGCCGCATTGGCCGTCGGCCGCTGGCACGACGTGACGCTCAAGCTCACGAGCGCGTGCGAGCGTGCGCTGCGCGCCGAAATCCGCGATCACGTCCCGGCGCGTTTTCAGACCCGCGCGCTTCCCTTGCATCTGCTGCTGCCCGCGCGCGGCTGGGTGCAAAGCGCGTATGCGATCCGCCCGACCACCCGCGGCTCGTTCCGGTTCGAGCCGATCGCGCTGCGGCTGCGCACCCGGCTCGGGCTGATGGAACGGCAGCTGCGCTTGGGCGACCCGCAGCCGGTGCGGGTATACCCCGATTTCGGTGCGCTCTCGGGCTATGCGCTGCTCGCGACCGATCACCGGCTCTCTCAGATGGGCATCCTGCAGCGGCGCCGGCGCGGCGAGGGCATGGATTTCCAGCAGCTGCGCGAATATCGCCGCGGCGACAGCCTGCGACGCATCGACTGGAAGGCAGCCGCGCGCATGCACCGGCTGATCTCGCGCGAATACCAGGACGAGCGCGATCAAGCGATCGTCATCGTGCTCGATTGCGGCCGGCGCATGGGCGCAGTCGATGGCGAGATGTCGCATTTCGACGCGGCGTTGAACGCCGCGCTCCTGCTCGCGCACGTCGGCCTGCACCATGGCGACGCGGTCGGCGTGCTGACCATGGCCGGCGAGAGCCGCTTCATCGCCCCGCGCAAGGCGCGCTCGACCACGACGCTGATGCTGAACCTGCTCTACGACCTGCAGCCGACGCTGCACACCTCCGACTACTACGCCGCGGCGCTCGATCTCATGCGCCGGGTGCAGCGGCGCGCGCTGGTGGTCGTCGTGTCCAACCTGCGCGATGAGGACGACGACACGCTGATGCCCGCGCTGGGCTTGCTGCGCCGGCGTCACCTGGTGCTGTTCGCAAGCCTGCGCGAGACGGTGCTCGGCAGCACCTTGTCCGCTCCCGTGCGCGACCTCGACGGCGCCCTGACCCACGCCGCAACGGCCGACTACCTGCAGGCGCGCCAGGCGTCGTTCAATCGGCTGGAGCGCGCCGGCGCCATGCTCATCGACGTCGAGCCGCAGGAGCTGCCGCTCGCGCTGGTGAATCGCTATCTGGATGTGAAGCGACGCGGAGTGCTCTAA
- a CDS encoding DUF924 family protein, giving the protein MTPVCEPLAGEVLRFWFGDAVSGVELARARAKVWFSADPAFDAELTRRFGGLPVRARAGELDAWAGAPESALARILVLDQFPRNLFRGTRDAFAFDALAAAAATEAVGRGFDTQLHPLMASFVYLPFEHAESSQLQARAVACFEALQARAPQGLETMFAGFTDYAHRHRVLIERFGRFPHRNAILGRCSTPEEIAHLESGAERFGVPAG; this is encoded by the coding sequence ATGACGCCGGTTTGCGAACCGCTGGCCGGCGAAGTCTTGCGCTTCTGGTTCGGCGATGCCGTGAGCGGCGTCGAACTCGCCCGTGCACGCGCGAAGGTCTGGTTCAGCGCCGATCCGGCGTTCGACGCGGAGCTCACGCGCCGTTTCGGCGGCTTGCCCGTGCGGGCCCGCGCGGGCGAGCTCGATGCTTGGGCGGGTGCGCCTGAATCGGCGCTCGCCCGCATCCTCGTGCTGGATCAGTTTCCGCGCAATCTCTTCCGCGGAACGCGCGATGCATTCGCGTTCGATGCACTGGCAGCGGCCGCGGCAACCGAAGCGGTCGGCCGCGGCTTCGATACGCAGCTTCACCCGCTCATGGCGAGCTTCGTGTACCTGCCGTTCGAGCACGCCGAGAGCTCGCAGCTGCAAGCGCGCGCGGTGGCGTGTTTCGAAGCGCTGCAGGCGCGCGCACCGCAAGGGCTGGAGACGATGTTCGCGGGCTTCACGGACTATGCGCACCGTCATCGCGTGCTGATCGAGCGCTTCGGCCGCTTTCCACATCGCAACGCCATTCTCGGCCGCTGTTCGACCCCGGAAGAGATCGCGCATCTCGAAAGCGGCGCCGAGCGCTTCGGCGTTCCGGCCGGATAA
- a CDS encoding AAA domain-containing protein, with translation MSSTVAKPDPVQQAIQAVRVLEAEVAKAVIGQQRVVTQVLAALLASGHVLIEGVPGLGKTLLVQALARTFDGRAARIQFTPDLMPSDVTGHTLYDQAAQRFVARRGPVFTHLLLADEINRAPAKTQAALLEVMQEAQVTIEGEAHALELPFMVLATQNPIEQEGTYPLPEAELDRFLLKIRMEYPTPAEESEMVRRVTQGQVGDRLNVSAVNTVIKPAAVVTLQRIVAGIRLDDQVLDYAIRIVRATRTWHGVATGAGPRGGIALVRAARAAALIAGRDYVTPDDVKQMALPALRHRVTPTPELQIEGQDSDALLAALLEKIEAPRM, from the coding sequence ATGAGCTCGACCGTCGCAAAACCCGACCCCGTGCAGCAGGCGATCCAGGCCGTGCGTGTGCTCGAAGCCGAGGTGGCCAAGGCAGTCATCGGCCAGCAGCGCGTCGTGACGCAGGTGCTCGCGGCGCTGCTTGCATCCGGTCACGTGCTGATCGAAGGCGTGCCGGGCCTCGGCAAGACGCTCCTCGTGCAGGCACTCGCGCGCACCTTCGACGGGCGTGCCGCCCGCATCCAGTTCACGCCCGACCTGATGCCTTCGGACGTGACGGGCCATACGCTCTACGACCAGGCCGCGCAGCGCTTCGTCGCCCGGCGCGGTCCGGTCTTCACGCATCTGCTGCTGGCCGATGAAATCAACCGCGCACCCGCGAAGACCCAGGCGGCGCTGCTGGAAGTGATGCAGGAAGCGCAGGTCACGATCGAGGGCGAGGCACATGCGCTGGAGCTGCCGTTCATGGTGCTCGCCACGCAGAACCCGATCGAGCAGGAAGGCACGTATCCGCTGCCGGAGGCGGAGCTCGACCGTTTTCTGCTCAAGATTCGCATGGAGTATCCGACGCCGGCCGAGGAAAGCGAGATGGTCCGGCGCGTCACCCAAGGCCAGGTCGGTGACCGGCTCAACGTGAGCGCGGTGAATACCGTGATCAAACCTGCCGCGGTGGTCACCCTGCAACGCATCGTTGCGGGCATCAGGCTCGACGACCAGGTGCTCGACTACGCCATCCGTATCGTGCGGGCAACACGGACCTGGCACGGCGTGGCCACCGGCGCGGGACCTCGCGGCGGTATCGCGCTCGTGCGAGCGGCGCGCGCGGCGGCGTTGATTGCCGGCCGCGACTACGTCACCCCGGACGACGTGAAGCAGATGGCGCTGCCGGCGCTGCGCCACCGGGTCACCCCCACGCCCGAGCTGCAGATCGAGGGCCAGGACTCGGACGCGCTGCTCGCCGCGTTGCTGGAGAAGATCGAAGCGCCTCGGATGTGA